The window ACTGCATCCAAGCGCTAGTTGTCGAGTTCATCGCCACCTTTCTCTTCATCTTTGCTGGTGTCGGAGCTGCCATGACCACCGGTGAATAGCTCACATTTTCTCCCATATTCAACTTCATAACTTCatttcttttacatttttttggAGAATTGTTGGATGTGACTTCGGTTATTTGTTGAATTTATCAGAGAAACTGGTGGGAAATGAGGTGGTGGGGCTATTTTTCGTGGCAATGGCTCATGCATTAGTGGTGGGGGTGATGATCTCCGCTGGCTTCAGAATCTCCGGTGGCCATCTGAATCCGGCAGTCACTCTTGGGCTGTGCGTCGGTGGTCATATCACCGTCGTTCGATCTGTTCTTTACTGGATTGATCAGTTGCTTGCTTCAGTGGCTGCTTGTGCTCTCCTGAGTTACCTCACCGGAGGACtggtaaattttgactttgaaacCGTAATCTTTAGAAGTTTATTGTTGTGCTTTATGCAGTAAAACTTATACATCACTTTCTTTCCGGCAACTTTCAGACAACGCCGGTGCATACACTTGCAGTTGGAATGGATTCTCTACAAGGTGTCATTATGGAGATTGTGTTGACTTTCTCTTTGCTCTTTACTGTTTATGCTA of the Lactuca sativa cultivar Salinas chromosome 6, Lsat_Salinas_v11, whole genome shotgun sequence genome contains:
- the LOC111897331 gene encoding aquaporin TIP4-1; this translates as MAKIAIGSIQEVTKPDCIQALVVEFIATFLFIFAGVGAAMTTEKLVGNEVVGLFFVAMAHALVVGVMISAGFRISGGHLNPAVTLGLCVGGHITVVRSVLYWIDQLLASVAACALLSYLTGGLTTPVHTLAVGMDSLQGVIMEIVLTFSLLFTVYATLVDPKKGFLDGLGPLLVGLVVGANIMAAGAFSGASMNPARSFGPALVSGDWTDHWVYWVGPLIGGGLAGFMYENFFIVRTHVPIATDEF